In Gammaproteobacteria bacterium, the following proteins share a genomic window:
- a CDS encoding ATP-binding cassette domain-containing protein, translated as MIEVEDIHKRFGAVQAVNGVSFRVADSRITGLLGPNGAGKSTTLRILSTVLKPDAGTVRVDGSDVRDAPLAARLKLGVLPHASGLYPRLTARENIRYYGELNGLAGRMLDARIDELVELLEMREFAERPAKGFSQGQRIKVALARALVHKPRNLALDEPTNGLDVMATRALRATIRRLRDQGHCVLFSSHVMQEVAQLCDAIVIIAHGRIVAQGTPEDIRRQTGETDLEEAFVKAVGESGASA; from the coding sequence ATGATCGAAGTCGAGGACATCCACAAGCGCTTCGGTGCGGTGCAGGCCGTGAACGGCGTGAGCTTCCGCGTGGCCGATAGCCGCATCACCGGACTGCTCGGCCCGAACGGCGCCGGCAAATCCACCACGCTGCGCATTCTGTCCACCGTGCTCAAGCCGGACGCGGGTACGGTGCGCGTGGACGGCAGCGACGTGCGCGACGCGCCTTTGGCCGCACGCCTCAAGCTCGGCGTGCTGCCGCATGCCAGCGGCCTGTATCCGCGGCTCACGGCACGCGAGAACATCCGCTACTACGGCGAACTCAACGGCCTCGCCGGCCGCATGCTGGACGCCCGCATTGACGAGCTGGTGGAGCTGCTCGAAATGCGGGAGTTTGCCGAGCGCCCGGCCAAAGGCTTTTCCCAGGGGCAGCGCATCAAGGTGGCGCTGGCGCGCGCCCTGGTGCACAAGCCCAGGAACCTGGCGCTGGATGAGCCCACCAACGGCCTGGACGTGATGGCCACGCGTGCGCTGCGCGCCACCATCCGGCGGCTGCGCGACCAGGGCCACTGCGTGCTGTTCTCCAGCCACGTGATGCAGGAAGTCGCGCAATTGTGCGACGCCATCGTGATCATCGCGCACGGCCGCATCGTCGCCCAGGGCACGCCCGAGGACATCCGCCGCCAGACGGGCGAAACGGATCTCGAAGAAGCCTTCGTCAAAGCCGTGGGCGAAAGCGGAGCCTCCGCATGA
- a CDS encoding ABC transporter permease, with amino-acid sequence MMRKLWTVFRKEVVDNLRDRRTLLTVLVFGPLFGPIFYVAIMNVAVNQQIANLNQPLKLPVAGAEYAPHLIEYLQQHNTEIEPAPADPRQAVKDGKADVVLVIPEDYSAEFTAGQPATLQLVMDQAKQSAQKNVSRARELLQGYGREISVLRLLARGVDPRAATPLAVETVDVSTPEARAGMLLAFIPYFFLFAAVIGAFYLAIDATAGERERGSLEPLLTTAVPRAALIAGKLAAVTLFSAVSLGLDVVALSWSQGLIPAAKLNIVVNFGGHTALAIFLVMLPFCLLIAALLTVVASFTRSYKEAQTWLSFIFILPMIPVFALFLFPTEPTIWMMFVPALSQDVLATALMKGAALDAGFTVVSVLSTLILGVLLAWLAVWLYRREKVLG; translated from the coding sequence ATGATGCGCAAACTCTGGACCGTGTTCCGCAAGGAAGTCGTGGACAATCTGCGCGACCGGCGCACGCTGCTGACGGTACTGGTATTCGGGCCGCTGTTCGGGCCGATCTTCTACGTGGCCATCATGAATGTGGCCGTGAACCAGCAGATCGCCAACCTCAATCAACCGCTCAAACTGCCGGTGGCCGGTGCCGAGTACGCCCCCCATCTGATCGAGTATCTGCAGCAGCACAACACCGAGATCGAACCGGCCCCGGCGGATCCGCGCCAGGCGGTGAAGGACGGCAAAGCGGACGTGGTGCTGGTGATTCCCGAGGACTACAGTGCCGAGTTCACCGCCGGCCAACCAGCGACGCTGCAACTGGTGATGGATCAGGCGAAACAGTCGGCGCAGAAAAATGTCAGCCGCGCACGCGAATTGCTCCAGGGCTACGGCCGTGAAATCAGCGTCTTGCGCCTGTTGGCACGCGGCGTGGACCCGCGCGCCGCTACGCCGCTCGCGGTCGAGACCGTGGATGTGTCCACGCCGGAAGCGCGCGCCGGGATGCTGCTGGCCTTCATCCCCTACTTCTTTCTGTTTGCCGCCGTCATCGGCGCCTTCTATCTGGCGATAGACGCCACCGCCGGCGAGCGCGAACGTGGCTCGCTTGAGCCCTTGCTTACCACGGCAGTGCCGCGCGCCGCCTTGATCGCAGGCAAGCTCGCCGCGGTCACGCTGTTCTCGGCGGTGTCGCTCGGCCTGGACGTCGTGGCCCTGTCTTGGAGCCAGGGGCTGATTCCCGCGGCCAAACTCAACATCGTAGTGAACTTCGGCGGACACACGGCGTTGGCGATTTTCCTCGTCATGCTACCGTTCTGCCTGCTGATCGCGGCGCTGCTTACGGTGGTGGCGTCGTTCACCCGCAGTTACAAGGAAGCCCAGACCTGGTTGTCGTTCATTTTCATCCTGCCGATGATTCCGGTATTCGCACTGTTCCTGTTCCCCACCGAACCGACAATCTGGATGATGTTCGTTCCGGCCCTGAGCCAGGATGTGCTGGCGACGGCGCTCATGAAAGGCGCCGCGCTCGACGCCGGTTTCACTGTGGTCTCGGTACTAAGCACGCTGATCCTTGGCGTGCTGCTCGCCTGGCTCGCGGTCTGGCTGTACCGACGCGAAAAGGTGCTGGGCTGA